The Leptodactylus fuscus isolate aLepFus1 chromosome 3, aLepFus1.hap2, whole genome shotgun sequence genome has a segment encoding these proteins:
- the MRPL57 gene encoding large ribosomal subunit protein mL63, which yields MFLTNILLRKGIPGRQWIGKYRRPRTVTWTMKQSMIKRLETEAETEYWISRPYMTKEQEFRHAIERRLKRFEEVKAMKRANFPEHKYLQDHLNHLNVTKKWTMS from the coding sequence ATGTTCCTGACCAATATCCtcctgaggaagggcattcctggccGCCAGTGGATCGGCAAGTACCGGAGACCCCGGACGGTCACGTGGACCATGAAACAGTCCATGATTAAGAGACTGGAGACAGAGGCCGAGACGGAGTACTGGATAAGTCGGCCGTACATGACCAAGGAGCAGGAATTCCGTCACGCCATAGAACGTAGACTCAAACGGTTCGAGGAGGTGAAGGCCATGAAGAGGGCAAACTTCCCCGAGCACAAATACCTACAAGATCACCTCAATCACTTAAACGTCACCAAGAAATGGACTATGTCTTGA
- the TRAF5 gene encoding TNF receptor-associated factor 5, with amino-acid sequence MDCADITLHPEKFCRQNSGTGLSLDFEPKQEYVFVETLQERYKCASCHLVLHNPHQTGCGHRFCEKCILCLKELCEIPQCPIDKENIKPQEIFKDNCCKREVLNLLVYCRNAPDCDVKVTLGRFQDHLDQCLHEVMMCTNPGCHDQVIRKDLENHLATQCELRDETCAYCKKSMTSIDLQIHTRKYCPFYPVLCLNNCGTTCPREEVDDHLVVCPDAEVECPYASYGCYVKVKRGKLKLHEETFLKDHMLYVLNRNTKLEKQMSELKQSLEQKESKIQQLSHTVQWCEKECRQFVQLSSNGNQLASAQSLASYMEKASWLEEQVLQLVQLISEEQSRHNFRPLMEAIESIKQKVSSVEGYRDRLDILEGQSNKHNVQINIHKAQISSNEERFRLLEGTCYNGKLIWKIPDYERKKKEAVEGRVVSIYSQHFYTSRCGYRLCARAYLNGDGSGKGSFLSLYFVVMRGEFDSLLSWPFKQKVTLMLIDQSGKKNHIIDVFKADPHSSSFKRPEGEMNIASGCPRFVSHTLLENPRNACYVKDDTIFIKVAVDLTDLEEL; translated from the exons ATGGACTGTGCTGACATTACGTTGCATCCAGAGAAATTCTGCAGGCAGAACTCCGGCACCGGACTGTCACTTGACTTTGAGCCGAAGCAGGAATACGTGTTTGTGGAAACCTTGCAGGAGCGCTACAAGTGTGCAAGCTGCCATCTGGTTCTTCACAATCCTCATCAGACAGGATGTGGTCACCGGTTCTGTGAGAAGTGTATACTGTGCCTGAA AGAGTTGTGTGAAATTCCTCAGTGTCCAATAGACAAAGAAAACATCAAACCACAAGAG ATCTTCAAAGACAATTGTTGTAAGCGCGAGGTCCTGAATCTTCTGGTATATTGTAGGAATGCCCCTGACTGTGACGTGAAGGTGACCCTGGGGAGGTTCCAG GATCACTTGGATCAGTGTCTCCATGAAGTGATGATGTGCACCAACCCCGGCTGTCATGACCAGGTGATCCGGAAAGATTTGGAGAACCATTTAGCAACACAATGTGAACTGAGGGATGAAACCTGCGCCTACTGCAAGAAGAGCATGACCTCCATAGACCTGCAG ATTCACACGCGGAAGTATTGTCCATTCTATCCAGTCTTATGTCTCAATAACTGCGGTACAACTTGTCCACGGGAGGAG GTTGATGATCACCTGGTCGTGTGTCCAGATGCTGAAGTGGAATGTCCGTATGCAAGTTATGGCTGCTATGtaaag GTAAAAAGAGGAAAACTGAAATTACATGAAGAGACTTTCCTGAAAGACCATATGCTGTACGTGCTGAACAGGAACACCAAGCTGGAGAAGCAG ATGTCAGAATTGAAGCAAAGTTTGGAACAGAAAGAAAGTAAAATTCAGCAgctgtcccatacagtacagTGGTGTGAGAAGGAATGTCGCCAGTTTGTGCAGCTCAGTAGTAACGGGAATCAGCTCGCCAGCGCCCAG TCTTTGGCCAGTTATATGGAGAAGGCGTCATGGCTGGAGGAGCAGGTCTTGCAGCTGGTGCAGTTGATCAGTGAAGAACAGAGCCGACATAACTTCAGGCCACTTATGGAGGCTATTGAGAGCATCAAGCAGAAGGTGTCCTCTGTGGAGGGCTACAGGGACCGATTAG ATATCCTCGAAGGCCAATCCAACAAACACAACGTCCAGATAAACATCCACAAAGCACAAATAAGCAGCAATGAGGAACGCTTCCGGCTCCTGGAAGGCACCTGTTATAACGGGAAACTTATCTGGAAGATCCCAGACTACGAAcggaagaagaaggaggcggtggaaGGTCGCGTGGTCTCCATCTACAGCCAACACTTCTACACTAGTCGCTGTGGTTACCGCCTCTGCGCCCGGGCCTACCTGAACGGCGACGGCTCAGGCAAGGGCTCCTTTCTGTCTCTGTATTTCGTGGTCATGAGGGGAGAATTCGACTCGCTACTGTCCTGGCCGTTCAAGCAAAAGGTCACCTTAATGTTGATTGACCAAAGCGGGAAGAAGAACCATATCATCGACGTCTTCAAGGCCGACCCTCACAGCAGCAGCTTTAAAAGGCCGGAGGGTGAGATGAACATCGCCTCGGGGTGTCCCCGATTTGTCTCGCACACCCTGCTGGAGAATCCAAGGAACGCCTGCTACGTTAAAGACGACACGATATTTATTAAAGTAGCGGTCGATCTCACGGACCTCGAGGAGCTTTGA